A window of the Apodemus sylvaticus chromosome 15, mApoSyl1.1, whole genome shotgun sequence genome harbors these coding sequences:
- the LOC127666225 gene encoding interferon-induced GTP-binding protein Mx1 isoform X2, which yields MDSVNNLCSQYEEKVRPCIDLIDSLRALGVEQDLALPAIAVIGDQSSGKSSVLEALSGVALPRGSGIVTRCPLVLKMMQLKQGAQWRGKVIYKDTEIEISDPSLVEREINKAQNLIAGEGLKISSELINLEVSSPHVPDLTLIDLPGITRVAVGDQPADIEHKIKRLIKTYIQKQETINLVVVPSNVDIATTEALSMAKEVDPGGDRTIGILTKPDLVDRGAEDKVVDVVRNLVYHLKKGYMIVKCRGQQDIQKRLSLAEALQNEQVFFKKHPHFRVLLEDGKATVPCLAKRLTAELTSHICKSLPLLKNQINKSYHCVNEELQKYDPDIPADNSERMSFLINKINAFNKDIMTLVQAQETTLGGDSRLFTKLRNEFLSWDNYIEEQFQESSPEIQNKMEEFENQYRGRELPGFVDYKAFENIIKKQVKALEEPAVDVLHKVTDMVHTDFIKVSSNNFGDFLNLHCTAKSKIEDIRLNQEKEAEKMIRLHFQMEQIVYCQDQVYKKALKTIRGKEAEKEKTLSFKCNVQLPQEELTTPEMTQHLNAYYQECRRNIGRQIPLIIQYFILKTFGEEMEKAMLQLLQDTSKCSSFLEEQSDTREKKKFLKRRLLRLEEARQKLAKFSY from the exons ATG GATTCTGTGAACAACCTCTGCAGTCAGTATGAGGAGAAGGTGCGGCCCTGCATTGACCTCATCGACTCCCTGAGGGCTCTGGGTGTGGAGCAGGACCTGGCCCTGCCTGCCATTGCTGTCATTGGGGACCAGAGTTCAGGGAAGAGCTCTGTGCTGGAAGCACTGTCTGGAGTGGCCCTCCCCAGAGGCAGTG GTATAGTTACCAGGTGCCCTCTGGTGCTGAAAATGATGCAACTCAAGCAGGGAGCACAATGGAGAGGCAAGGTCATCTATAAGGACACTGAGATTGAGATCTCAGACCCCTCACTGGTAGAAAGGGAAATCAATAAAG CCCAGAACTTGATTGCTGGGGAAGGTTTGAAGATTAGCTCTGAGCTCATTAACTTGGAGGTCAGCTCTCCGCATGTCCCAGACCTGACTCTGATTGACCTGCCTGGTATCACAAGGGTGGCTGTAGGTGACCAGCCTGCAGACATAGAACACAAG ATCAAGAGACTCATCAAGACATACATCCAAAAACAGGAGACCATCAACTTGGTGGTGGTTCCCAGCAATGTGGATATTGCCACCACAGAGGCCCTGAGCATGGCCAAGGAGGTGGACCCTGGCGGGGATAGGACCATAG GTATCTTGACCAAGCCTGATCTAGTGGACAGAGGTGCTGAAGACAAGGTTGTTGATGTGGTGCGGAACCTGGTGTACCATCTGAAGAAGGGCTACATGATAGTCAAGTGCAGGGGTCAGCAGGACATCCAGAAGCGGCTGAGCCTGGCTGAGGCTCTTCAGAATGAGCAAGTCTTCTTCAAGAAACACCCTCATTTCAG AGTTCTTCTGGAGGATGGCAAGGCCACAGTGCCCTGCCTGGCAAAGAGACTGACTGCGGAACTTACCTCCCACATTTGT aaatcTCTGCCACtattgaaaaatcaaataaataagagTTATCATTGTGTGAATGAAGAGCTGCAGAAGTATGATCCAGACATACCAGCAGATAACAGTGAGAGGATGTCCTTTCTGATAAAC AAAATCAATGCCTTCAATAAGGATATCATGACTTTGGTACAAGCACAGGAAACCACATTGGGCGGAGACAGCCGGTTGTTTACCAAACTTCGAAATGAGTTTCTTTCTTGGGATAATTATATTGAAGAACAGTTCCAAGAAA GTTCTCCTGAGATACAGAACAAGATGGAAGAATTTGAAAATCAGTATCGTGGCCGGGAGCTGCCAGGGTTTGTGGACTATAAGGCATTTGAGAACATCATCAAAAAGCAAGTCAAAGCCCTGGAAGAGCCTGCTGTGGACGTGCTGCACAAGGTCACTG ACATGGTCCACACTGACTTCATAAAGGTTTCATCAAACAATTTTGGTGATTTTTTAAACCTCCACTGTACTGCTAAG TCCAAAATTGAAGACATCAGATTAAACCAAGAAAAAGAAGCTGAAAAAATGATCCGACTTCACTTCCAGATGGAACAGATCGTCTACTGTCAGGACCAAGTTTACAAGAAAGCCTTGAAGACGATCAGAGGGAAGGAAGCTGAGAAAGAGAAGACCCTTTCCTTTAAATGTAACGTTCAGCTTCCTCAAGAGGAGTTGACTACCCCTGAGATGACCCAGCACCTGAATGCCTACTACCAG GAGTGCAGAAGGAACATTGGAAGACAGATCCCTCTGATCATCCAGTACTTCATCCTGAAAACATttggggaggaaatggagaaagcaaTGCTTCAGCTTTTACAGGACACCAGTAAATGCAGCAGTTTCCTGGAGGAGCAGAGTGAcaccagagagaagaaaaagttcctgaagaggCGGCTTTTAAGGCTGGAAGAGGCTCGGCAGAAGCTTGCCAAATTCTCCTATTAG
- the LOC127666225 gene encoding protein Mx1 isoform X1, with product MDSVNNLCSQYEEKVRPCIDLIDSLRALGVEQDLALPAIAVIGDQSSGKSSVLEALSGVALPRGSGIVTRCPLVLKMMQLKQGAQWRGKVIYKDTEIEISDPSLVEREINKAQNLIAGEGLKISSELINLEVSSPHVPDLTLIDLPGITRVAVGDQPADIEHKIKRLIKTYIQKQETINLVVVPSNVDIATTEALSMAKEVDPGGDRTIGQCLSSDLNTWSTGILTKPDLVDRGAEDKVVDVVRNLVYHLKKGYMIVKCRGQQDIQKRLSLAEALQNEQVFFKKHPHFRVLLEDGKATVPCLAKRLTAELTSHICKSLPLLKNQINKSYHCVNEELQKYDPDIPADNSERMSFLINKINAFNKDIMTLVQAQETTLGGDSRLFTKLRNEFLSWDNYIEEQFQESSPEIQNKMEEFENQYRGRELPGFVDYKAFENIIKKQVKALEEPAVDVLHKVTDMVHTDFIKVSSNNFGDFLNLHCTAKSKIEDIRLNQEKEAEKMIRLHFQMEQIVYCQDQVYKKALKTIRGKEAEKEKTLSFKCNVQLPQEELTTPEMTQHLNAYYQECRRNIGRQIPLIIQYFILKTFGEEMEKAMLQLLQDTSKCSSFLEEQSDTREKKKFLKRRLLRLEEARQKLAKFSY from the exons ATG GATTCTGTGAACAACCTCTGCAGTCAGTATGAGGAGAAGGTGCGGCCCTGCATTGACCTCATCGACTCCCTGAGGGCTCTGGGTGTGGAGCAGGACCTGGCCCTGCCTGCCATTGCTGTCATTGGGGACCAGAGTTCAGGGAAGAGCTCTGTGCTGGAAGCACTGTCTGGAGTGGCCCTCCCCAGAGGCAGTG GTATAGTTACCAGGTGCCCTCTGGTGCTGAAAATGATGCAACTCAAGCAGGGAGCACAATGGAGAGGCAAGGTCATCTATAAGGACACTGAGATTGAGATCTCAGACCCCTCACTGGTAGAAAGGGAAATCAATAAAG CCCAGAACTTGATTGCTGGGGAAGGTTTGAAGATTAGCTCTGAGCTCATTAACTTGGAGGTCAGCTCTCCGCATGTCCCAGACCTGACTCTGATTGACCTGCCTGGTATCACAAGGGTGGCTGTAGGTGACCAGCCTGCAGACATAGAACACAAG ATCAAGAGACTCATCAAGACATACATCCAAAAACAGGAGACCATCAACTTGGTGGTGGTTCCCAGCAATGTGGATATTGCCACCACAGAGGCCCTGAGCATGGCCAAGGAGGTGGACCCTGGCGGGGATAGGACCATAG GACAGTGTTTGTCCTCTGATCTCAATACCTGGTCTACAGGTATCTTGACCAAGCCTGATCTAGTGGACAGAGGTGCTGAAGACAAGGTTGTTGATGTGGTGCGGAACCTGGTGTACCATCTGAAGAAGGGCTACATGATAGTCAAGTGCAGGGGTCAGCAGGACATCCAGAAGCGGCTGAGCCTGGCTGAGGCTCTTCAGAATGAGCAAGTCTTCTTCAAGAAACACCCTCATTTCAG AGTTCTTCTGGAGGATGGCAAGGCCACAGTGCCCTGCCTGGCAAAGAGACTGACTGCGGAACTTACCTCCCACATTTGT aaatcTCTGCCACtattgaaaaatcaaataaataagagTTATCATTGTGTGAATGAAGAGCTGCAGAAGTATGATCCAGACATACCAGCAGATAACAGTGAGAGGATGTCCTTTCTGATAAAC AAAATCAATGCCTTCAATAAGGATATCATGACTTTGGTACAAGCACAGGAAACCACATTGGGCGGAGACAGCCGGTTGTTTACCAAACTTCGAAATGAGTTTCTTTCTTGGGATAATTATATTGAAGAACAGTTCCAAGAAA GTTCTCCTGAGATACAGAACAAGATGGAAGAATTTGAAAATCAGTATCGTGGCCGGGAGCTGCCAGGGTTTGTGGACTATAAGGCATTTGAGAACATCATCAAAAAGCAAGTCAAAGCCCTGGAAGAGCCTGCTGTGGACGTGCTGCACAAGGTCACTG ACATGGTCCACACTGACTTCATAAAGGTTTCATCAAACAATTTTGGTGATTTTTTAAACCTCCACTGTACTGCTAAG TCCAAAATTGAAGACATCAGATTAAACCAAGAAAAAGAAGCTGAAAAAATGATCCGACTTCACTTCCAGATGGAACAGATCGTCTACTGTCAGGACCAAGTTTACAAGAAAGCCTTGAAGACGATCAGAGGGAAGGAAGCTGAGAAAGAGAAGACCCTTTCCTTTAAATGTAACGTTCAGCTTCCTCAAGAGGAGTTGACTACCCCTGAGATGACCCAGCACCTGAATGCCTACTACCAG GAGTGCAGAAGGAACATTGGAAGACAGATCCCTCTGATCATCCAGTACTTCATCCTGAAAACATttggggaggaaatggagaaagcaaTGCTTCAGCTTTTACAGGACACCAGTAAATGCAGCAGTTTCCTGGAGGAGCAGAGTGAcaccagagagaagaaaaagttcctgaagaggCGGCTTTTAAGGCTGGAAGAGGCTCGGCAGAAGCTTGCCAAATTCTCCTATTAG